The DNA segment TTCAGGATAAATCCTAGATTTTGGTCAGATGAATAAGCTACCATCTGATCAGCTGTCAATAAGGCAACTTTTTgacataatttaatgtttaaaccATCTAGTTTCTTGGGACAGAACCTAGTTGGTTTACTCTGTAGGTGCTTCAAATTACAGTTGTGAGGACCCTTAAATTTAATCTAGGAGATTGCATTTCATTAGAGAGGTATTTCTGCCGCAATTTTCataaagaggaaaagagatggGAAACAAGACATACTGTGCAGAAGTAGTTACATTAGCCTATTTGTctcatgttttgtttttggaaagaTTACCCTATGTGATATTTTCTTTCTTCCACTTTAGTTGGCTGAAGGTCTGAAGATGAGCCTTGAAACCATGTTTGTACCTAACACAGGGTGAGTATCCCTTGCAAGAGGGATGGACAAAAAGATTTCCAATTGTGAAtgttgtagagcaggcatggtcaaactttggccctccaagtgttttggatttcaactcccacaattcctaacagcaggttgAAGTTATAGATTGAATAGATAAAGAAGTTAATTGCTTCAAATGATGataatgtattgtatttttattcatATCACCAGGCAGTTGTTATTCCTAACCAGAACTTAGAAAATTTAGTAGTATTTCACTGCTAATTTTCTACTATCTAATTCAGGTTAGAATAAACTGAaatgtctttttttccctttcctcccaTGTCCCACTTCTTGCTAGGAAGAAGAGTGGAAAGTTGAAGACATCCTACAAACGGGAGTACATAAATCTCGGCTGTAATGTTGACATTGACCTCGCTGGACCCACTGTCTATGGCTGGGCCGTGTTGGGCTACGAGGGCTGGCTCGCTGGCTACCAGATGGCTTTTGACACAGCCAAGTCCAAGCTGTCACAGAATAACTTTGCACTGGGATACAAGGCAGCGGATTTCCAGCTGCACACGAACGTGTAAGTCTTGGTTTTGCCCTACTCTTGTCAGTAGCCAGCCCCTTGAAGGATAATGTCCAACCCTATAAATTGCTCCAGAAGCGGATTCTATTGCCTCACTGCTTGGGGTGGTCTTTATAAAGATGTAGTTAAAGAAGGTCTGGGCAAAATTTggtcttccctccaggtgttttggacgtcaactcccaccatttctaacaggAAGAAATAGTGGAAGTTGAAGTCTGAATCACCTGGAGGggcagagtttgcccatgcctgagttagagCTATGTTTTCTATTGGTAAACTATATTTTGCAAATtggagaaatatgaaacttgaagAAATAAGATCTAAAGTGCAGCCATGGCTGAGCATATGTAGTATATATGGGCATATTAGGggattctccctcccccccccccccccccaagattcagCAGCTATATTAAAAGGAGAGATGATTACCTTTGTGCTCTTCTGTTACCATCTTTAgaggagtattattattacaggggCAGAGCTTAGCACAGCAAGCTaactgctgtgctgcagaaaaattctGCTGATTAGAAAATgggcagttcaagcccaggttggggtagagcacccgctgttagccccaactcacCTGCCCACCTTTCAGGTTGACATCAGAAaggcgagtagataaataggtaccgcttttagcagggGGGGGCAATAAAGGTGCCTTAAGGATATGGATTGGAGTAAGCTCCTCagcttccctcccccccctcccctccggccggagttgagcacagcctccaagatgacAGAAATAAGAcaggaaaaactgcctttacctctgttgtttgtggtccttgttaattgtataatcggcattgaatgtttgccatacgtGTGTTCTGTgggccgctctgagtctccttcagggtaagAAAGGTCTAAGGTGGGTGAAAAACAGAAAATGATGCAGCCACTGAAGGGCTAAAAGATTTGGATCTGGCAGCATCTGAAGAGGAGCCATGAAGGTCTTGTGCTCTGCCACATTCAGTACTGTAACATTTACACTTATATATAGATGGAATTGATATAGTAGTATTATTGCAGGGGAAGAAGAGAATGTGTATGGTATAGCAATTTATTCCAAATTGCTATCAGTGAAAGTAGAGCGATTGGCAAATCAAATTGGCAAGAAAGGCCgagggtgaaagaaagaaaggggaaacttATTCTCTAAAAACCGTATCTTCTTGTGATCTGTTACAAATAGGAACGATGGAACTGAATTTGGTGGCTCAATCTATCAAAAAGTGAGTGACAAAGTTGAAACCGCTGTAAATCTTGCCTGGACTGCTGGCAGTAATAACACTCGGTTTGGCATTGCCACCAAATACCAGCTGGATGAGAGAGCTTCTGTCTCGGTAAGGATTTTGCTGCCTTCCCATTCCATTATAATAAAGTGCGCTTGCAAGGTTTAGTTCAGACAGGACAATAAACTGTGGTTTAGTGATCTGAGGATATGCCTAGCATAACCACCTCCCATATTTTTTGTTGTGCGCCTTCCAAGTTGTTATGTGACTGATAGTGGCTCTTAAGGAGAACTTACCACAGggatttcttggaaagatttcttcATGGGAGTTTTGCCtttttggcttcctctgaggctgagaaagtgtgacttacccaaggtggGTTCCTATGCCTTGGCAGGGATTTGGACCTTACTCTCCCAAAGTCTTGTAGAAAATACTTGAGCGATTCTCCAACCATTACTGGTCTGCTTCATGATTATGATTAAAAATCCAGTTCTAGACCATGCCCAAGAAGTATAGATAAATCCTTTTCCcagggaaaaaaataatatatcttcTTCCATCgcattcttctcttctttctttctaggCCAAAGTTAACAACGCCAGCCTCATTGGACTCGGCTACACTCAGACCCTACGGCCTGGTAGGTAAACCGTTAGATGTTTGAACGCGACATTTCCTTATTTATATCTTGGTgcatttaacccaggcatgggtaaacttgagccttccaggtattttgaacttcccAAAATGCACTGCTCCCCCTTTTTACGGCTCCTAATGCCAAGACTTCATTAATTCCAggcaggcagcctttttggcttaatGGCTTTGCTGCCTTGCACtgtatatgaaactgactttgggagccttccaagatttacaaaactaaaatgaaaaagtgtgAACTACGCAAATGCTTCGGATATGCCTTCCGACTTACAACACTTCCCATTTTTTTTACCATTTCCGACACTTCCAAATTTTTTGCACATACCTACTATATAGGTAATTTGGTTCCTTCCAACATGTAACACTTTGTAGAATAATGAAGAATCAGTGTAACTATTTTGAGAAAAGGAACAGTGAGGCATTAGcatttacagtagtctcacttatccaagctaaacgggccggcagaaacttggataagcgaatatcttggataataaggagggattaaggaaaaacctattaaacatcaaattaggttatgattttacaaattaagcaccaaaacatcatgttatacaacacatttgacaaaaaaaagtagctcaatacgcagtaatgttatgttgtaattactgtatttacgaatttagcaccaaaatatcacgatatattgaaaacattgacgacaaaaatggcttggattatccagaggcttggataagcgaggcttggataagtgagactctactgtacttgttttttgAGGGGATTGGGTGGTAATTTCTTTCAATATATCTGAATGCATTAAAAAGAATGAATGTTAGCTATTTACTAATGAGAAATTTCCATTGTTACCTATAAGGAGTAATGAACAACAAA comes from the Anolis carolinensis isolate JA03-04 unplaced genomic scaffold, rAnoCar3.1.pri scaffold_8, whole genome shotgun sequence genome and includes:
- the vdac3 gene encoding voltage-dependent anion-selective channel protein 3 isoform X2; translated protein: MAIPPSYCDLGKSARDIFNKGYGFGMVKLDLKTKSSSGVEFITAGSSNTDTGKASGSLETKYKFKDYGLTFAQKWNTDNTLGTEVTMEDKLAEGLKMSLETMFVPNTGKKSGKLKTSYKREYINLGCNVDIDLAGPTVYGWAVLGYEGWLAGYQMAFDTAKSKLSQNNFALGYKAADFQLHTNVNDGTEFGGSIYQKVSDKVETAVNLAWTAGSNNTRFGIATKYQLDERASVSAKVNNASLIGLGYTQTLRPGVKLTLSTLIDGKNFSTGSHKLGLGFELEA
- the vdac3 gene encoding voltage-dependent anion-selective channel protein 3 isoform X1, whose translation is MFSCTPSVPRPRDPMAIPPSYCDLGKSARDIFNKGYGFGMVKLDLKTKSSSGVEFITAGSSNTDTGKASGSLETKYKFKDYGLTFAQKWNTDNTLGTEVTMEDKLAEGLKMSLETMFVPNTGKKSGKLKTSYKREYINLGCNVDIDLAGPTVYGWAVLGYEGWLAGYQMAFDTAKSKLSQNNFALGYKAADFQLHTNVNDGTEFGGSIYQKVSDKVETAVNLAWTAGSNNTRFGIATKYQLDERASVSAKVNNASLIGLGYTQTLRPGVKLTLSTLIDGKNFSTGSHKLGLGFELEA